From a single Mobula birostris isolate sMobBir1 chromosome 13, sMobBir1.hap1, whole genome shotgun sequence genomic region:
- the LOC140208184 gene encoding NACHT, LRR and PYD domains-containing protein 12-like: MREKVKVFQLVDRYAELTVISTLRDRTLVEHELLARGRDHEECREEHLRGQLEKIGIAHLFENSYSHSFWDKMKRFFTQSTSGCSAAVAGVPGIGKTTMVQKIVYDWVTEKIYQQFQFVFSFKFRDLNSINCRINLKELILHQYPYFGNALREVWKNPEGLLFIFDGLDEFKHRIDFADSQRDTEPKHQCPDPEFKCKVSDIVYSLIQGKLLPGCSVLVTTRPTALHLLEKAEIGVWAEILGFVGEERKEYFIRYFEDQTVAAATPPTAGSSLWH, from the coding sequence atgagggagaaggtgaaggttttccagctggttgatcgatacgctgagctcacggtcatttctactcttcgagatcggacactggtggaacatgagctgctggcaagaggcagagaccacgaggagtgcAGAGAGGAACATCTCCGCGGACAGCTGGAGAAAATCGGGATTGCTCATCTGTTTGAGAATAGTTACTCACATAGTTTTTGGGACAAAATGAAAAGATTCTTCACACAATCAACTTCGGGATGTTcagcagcagtggccggagtcccagggatcgggaaaacaacaatggtacaaaagattgtttatgactgggtcacggagaaaatataccaacaattccagtttgtcttcagtttcaaattccgagATTTAAACTCCATTAATTGCAGAATAAACTTGAAAGAACTGATTCTGCATCAATATCCGTATTTTGGGAATGccctgagagaggtctggaagaacccagagggattgctgtttatattcgatggaTTGGATGAATTCAAGCACAGAatcgattttgctgacagtcagagagatacagaacccaagcaccagtgcccagatcctgaattcaagtgcaaggtgtctgacattgtgtacagtttaatccagggcaagctgctcccaggATGTTCAGTGCTAGTGACCACACGTCCCACTGCGTTACATCTATTGGAAAAGGCGGAGATCGgtgtctgggctgaaatcctgggatttgttggtgaggaacggaaggaatatttcatcaggtattttgaagatcagacggtaGCGGCagcaacccctcctactgctggatcctcgctctggcattaa